A region from the Drosophila bipectinata strain 14024-0381.07 chromosome 3R, DbipHiC1v2, whole genome shotgun sequence genome encodes:
- the Nepl19 gene encoding neprilysin-4: protein MVSQLPFLAALVCLFLARNGQGHLLSQPTIDLHIQAQEQLISQHNDSAYVQRLMRLAKSAEMRSYINPDQEPCDNFYEYSCGRWPLINPANDAHPRETNLQQLVLKAYRHKQQRLLEQPPNEETDAEAVLHLKQFYASCLLYRQTPEDLYQRQLQEIVGEFGRMPVLSLPGQDWAEDAFDWLETVAKIKRRYGLDIVLLLQIQSDRIYVGQPKQILPGPDSRARTECIAENLERHLGVEAKLALKTAGEITELEQLLAKGMLSRRVGILAKLRTPVELDELYPEIFNVTQYVEIVLDRELADNETIYEHVPSYMTHLTDVVKTTPPQVLANYIFYELLDHFFYDRTVSPVEQCVNRIREQFPELLENMLYKQYGYAAALSDINGVWQQIQRSFRGVLEGASADWLSTDTREQLLGQLNETELVINGYSNINFTEQFAGFEIKPRDYLHNLRTVRSRNSLVTKPKIQTAASYDPVKKRVLLPVALLQPNILWSRYYPRALRFGSIGTVLAHELAHSLEDAAKWDAKSFAQYSKRKACFKDQYSRLRLHGEYLPESDLQAENIADNLAIQVAYHAYRRYLTELASSALVTEALPLLDHTPRQLFFLSYGQLWCNDANEQFREKESLLQTSTPNALRVLGALSNFPAFAQDFACISGNQMMTPKKCHLFTIN, encoded by the coding sequence ATGGTATCGCAGCTGCCGTTTCTGGCTGCACTGGTGTGTCTCTTTCTGGCGAGGAATGGCCAAGGCCACCTGCTCTCCCAGCCGACCATTGACTTGCATATCCAGGCGCAGGAGCAGTTGATCTCGCAGCACAACGACAGTGCCTATGTGCAGCGTTTGATGCGTCTGGCCAAATCCGCAGAGATGCGCAGCTACATTAACCCGGATCAGGAGCCGTGCGACAACTTCTACGAGTACAGCTGCGGGCGATGGCCCTTGATAAATCCGGCCAACGATGCCCATCCCCGGGAGACGAACCTCCAGCAGCTGGTGTTGAAAGCTTATCGCCACAAGCAGCAGCGCCTTTTGGAACAGCCGCCCAACGAGGAAACCGATGCGGAGGCCGTTCTTCATCTGAAACAGTTCTATGCCAGTTGTCTCCTCTACCGCCAGACTCCGGAGGACTTGTATCAGCGTCAATTGCAGGAAATCGTCGGGGAATTCGGACGCATGCCGGTTTTGAGTTTGCCAGGCCAGGATTGGGCCGAGGATGCCTTCGATTGGTTGGAAACAGTCGCAAAAATAAAGCGTAGATACGGTCTGGACATAGTGCTGCTTCTCCAGATCCAATCTGATCGCATCTATGTGGGTCAGCCCAAGCAAATACTTCCCGGACCAGACAGCCGAGCTCGTACTGAATGCATTGCCGAGAACTTGGAGCGGCATCTGGGTGTGGAGGCCAAGTTGGCCCTAAAGACAGCTGGGGAAATCACAGAACTGGAGCAGCTCCTGGCCAAAGGTATGCTCTCCCGGCGAGTGGGCATTTTGGCCAAGTTGCGCACTCCGGTGGAGTTGGATGAACTCTATCCGGAGATTTTCAATGTAACTCAGTATGTGGAAATTGTCCTGGATCGGGAATTGGCGGACAACGAAACTATCTACGAGCATGTGCCCAGCTATATGACCCATTTGACGGATGTGGTGAAGACCACGCCACCCCAAGTGCTAGCCAACTATATATTCTACGAACTTTTGGATCACTTCTTCTATGATCGGACCGTTTCCCCCGTAGAGCAGTGTGTGAATCGCATAAGGGAGCAGTTTCCGGAGCTGCTGGAGAACATGCTCTATAAGCAATACGGTTATGCTGCCGCTCTCAGTGACATCAACGGGGTCTGGCAGCAAATTCAGAGGAGTTTCCGAGGTGTCCTGGAGGGTGCTTCGGCGGATTGGTTGTCCACGGATACCAGAGAACAGCTGCTGGGGCAGCTCAACGAAACCGAGCTCGTGATCAATGGCTATTCCAACATTAATTTTACAGAACAATTCGCAGGTTTCGAAATCAAGCCAAGGGATTACCTCCACAATCTGAGAACTGTGCGGAGTCGGAACAGTCTGGTCACAAAACCGAAGATACAGACAGCGGCCAGCTATGATCCTGTTAAGAAGAGAGTCCTCCTACCGGTGGCCCTGCTCCAGCCAAACATTCTGTGGTCCCGCTACTACCCACGAGCCCTGCGTTTTGGAAGTATCGGCACCGTGCTTGCCCACGAACTGGCGCACAGCCTGGAAGACGCCGCCAAGTGGGATGCCAAGTCTTTTGCCCAGTACTCCAAGCGAAAGGCCTGCTTCAAGGATCAATACAGCCGGCTGCGACTTCACGGGGAGTACTTACCGGAGAGCGATCTCCAGGCGGAGAACATTGCCGACAACCTGGCCATCCAGGTGGCCTACCACGCCTACCGCCGCTACCTGACGGAGCTGGCCTCCTCTGCCTTGGTCACGGAGGCTCTGCCCCTGCTGGACCACACTCCTCGTCAGCTGTTCTTCCTCAGCTATGGCCAGCTGTGGTGTAATGATGCCAACGAGCAGTTTCGGGAAAAGGAATCGCTGCTGCAGACCAGCACCCCGAATGCCCTCCGCGTTCTGGGAGCCCTCTCCAACTTCCCCGCCTTTGCACAGGACTTTGCCTGCATTAGCGGAAATCAAATGATGACGCCGAAGAAGTGTCACCTATTTACCATTAATTGA